CGCTCGCGGCGTACGCGTTCGCGTGGATGGACTTCAAGGGCAAGAACGTGCTGTTCATCGCGGTGTTCGCGCTCCAGGTGGTGCCCATCCAGGTCACGCTCATCCCGCTGCTCTCGCTGTACGCGGACATGGACATCGCCGGGACGTTCTGGGCGGTGTGGCTCTCGCACACCATGTTCGGCCTGCCGCTCGCGGTCTTCCTGCTGCACAACTTCATGCGCGAGATCCCCGCCGAGCTCATCGAGGCGGCGCGCGTGGACGGGGCCGGGCACGTGGTGATCTTCTTCCGCCTGATGCTGCCGATGCTCAAGCCCGCGATCGCGGCGCTCGGCATCTACCAGTTCCTGTGGGTGTGGAACGACCTGCTGGTCGCGCTCACGTTCGCGGGCTCGTCGCGCGACCTCGCACCCATGACGGTGTCGCTGCTCAACCTCACGGGCACGCGCGGCTCGCAGTGGTTCCTGCTCTCGGCGGGAGCGTTCGTCTCGATCATCATCCCCGCGATCGTGTTCCTGTCCCTGCAGCGGTACTTCGTGCGCGGGCTCCTCGCGGGCTCGGTCAAGGGGTAGTCCCGACGAGGGTCGCGCACGCCCGGCGTGCGAGCGGCGGGGCGGGCTAGCCTGACGGGCGTGCCCGCCCCGCTGCTGTTCGTGATCTCGGGGCTCACGCAGTACGTCGGTGCGGCGGTCGCGGTGGACCTGTTCGCGCGGGTCGCGCCCGCGGGCGTCGCGTGGCTGCGGGTCGCGGTCGCCGCGCTCGTGCTCGTGGCGTGGCGCCGGCCGTGGCGCGCGCGGGCGACGTGGACGTGGCCCTCCGTCCGCACCGCGGCGCTGTTCGGCGTCGTCCTCGCGGGCATGAACGTCGCGTTCTACGTCGCGATCGACACGCTGCCCCTGGGCACCGCGGTCGCGCTCGAGTTCGCCGGGCCGGTCGCGGTCGCGGCGGTCACGGGCCGCGGGTGGCGGGACCGGACCGCGATCGTCGTCGCCGCCGCGGGGGTGGTGCTGCTCGCCGGCGTGAGCCTCACGGCGGGCCACGAGGCGGTGCGCGGGCTCGTCGCGATCGGGGTCGCGGCGCTGTGCTGGGCGTTCTACATCGTGCTCGGGCGGCGCGTCGCGACGGCCGCGACGGGCGGGCTCACGGGGCTGAGCGTCGCGATGGCCGCGGGCGCGCTCGTGCTCGCACCGTTCCTCGCGCACACCGCGGGTCCCGTGCTGCACGACGCGCGGCTCGCGCTGCTCGTCGTGGTGGTCGCGGTGTGCTCGTCGGTGGTGCCCTACGGGATCGAGCAGGTGGTGCTGCGGCGTGTGCGGCCCGCGACGTTCGCGGTGCTGCTCGCACTGCTGCCGGCCACCGCGGCCGTGGTCGGTGCGGTGATGCTGCGCCAGGTGCCGCACGGGCTCGAGGTCGTGGGTCTGCTGCTGGTCTCCGGGGCCATCGCGCTCACGGCGCGTGCGTCGGACGCCGCCGAGGAGGCACCGCCTCCCGCCTGAGCTACAGGTACTGCCCCGTGCCGCCCGGCCCGTCCGCGCCCTCGTCGGACGCCGCCATGCCCGGCGGCCGCACGGCACCGGGCGGCAGCGCGCGGCGCATCTGGTGCAGCTGGGCCTGCGTGGCCATCTGCTGCGCGACGAGCGCGGTCTGGATGCCGTGGAACAGCCCCTCGAGCCAGCCCACCAGCTGCGCCTGCGCGATGCGCAGCTCGGCGTCCGACGGCGTCGCGTCCTCCGTGAAGGGCAACGTGATGCGGTGCAGCTCCTCGATCAGCTCGGGGGACAGGCCCTCCTCGAGCTCGTGGAGCGAGCGCTCGTGCACCTCGGCCAGGCGCGCGCGGGCGGCGTCGTCGAGCGGTGCGCTGCGCACCTCGTCGAGCAGCTGCTTGATCATCGTGCCGATGCGCATGACCTTGGCCGGCTGGGCGACCATGCCGCGCACGTCCTCGTCGGCGTCCTCGGGCTCGTCGGTCCCTCCGGGCTCGTCGGTCCGGTCCGCGGGCACGATCACGATGCGGGGCTCGTCGGGCGCGTGCTGCTGGTCGTCGCTCACCGGGGCATTCTCACCGACGCGTGGGCCCACGGCCAGGGCGCCGCACGCCACTAGGGTGTCCGCATGGCCTGGCTGACCACCGCTGCTCACGCCCGCTGGCTCGAGGCGGAGACCGACCGTCTCCTGGAGTTCGGCCGCGCATCCGCGCTGCCGGGCGGCGGGTTCGCCCGCCAGGACGACGCGGGCCGTCCCACCGACGGACCGCTCGAGCTGTGGATCGCGTGCCGCATGACGCACGTGTACGCGCTGGGTCACCTGCTCGGCCGGCCCGGCTCGGCGGCGCTCGTCGACCACGGCCTGGCCGCGATCACGGGCGTGTTCGCGGACGACGAGCACGGCGGCTGGTTCGCCGAGGTCGAGCGGGACGGGACGCCGGTCACGACGACGAAGGCCGCCTACCCGCACGCGTTCGTGGTGCTCGCGGCGTCGTCGGCCACCGCGGCCGGGCGCCCGGGTGCGCGCGAGCTGCTCGACGCGGCGCTCCAGGTCCAGGAACGGCACTTCTGGGACGAGGCCGCGGGCATGGCGGTCGAGGAGTGGGACGCGGCGTTCGGCACGCTCGACGCCTACCGCGGGGTCAACGCGAACATGCACACGGTCGAGGCGTACCTGGCCGCCGCGGACGTCACCGGTGACCGCGTGTGGCTCGACCGCGCGGTGCGCATCGTCGGACGCGTGGTGCACGGCTTCGCGCGGGACAACCAGTGGCGCATCCCCGAGCACTTCGACTCGGCGTGGACGCCCGAGCTCGAGTACAACGCCGACACCCCGGCGCACCCGTTCCGGCCGTACGGGGCCACGATCGGGCACTGGTTCGAGTGGGCCCGCCTGACGCTCCACGCGCGTGCCGCGCTGCAGGCCCGCGGCGACGCGGTCCCGGACTGGATGCTGCAGGACGCCGTGGCGCTGTTCGACGCGGGCGTCGCCGAGGGCTGGGACGTCGACGGCGCACCCGGCTTCGTCTACACGGTCGACTGGTCCGGCGCTCCCGTGGTGCGCGAGCGCATGCACTGGGTGGCCGCCGAGGCCGTCGCGGCCGCGGCCGCGCTGCACACCGCGACGGGCGAGCCGCGGTTCGACGACTGGTACACCACGTGGTGGGAGTACATCGGGGCCCACCACCTGGACCGTGAGGGCGGCTCGTGGTGGCACGAGCTGGGCACCGACAACACCGTGTCCCGCACGGTCTGGGCCGGCAAGGCCGACCTCTACCACGCGGTGCAGGCCGCGCTCATCCCGCGCCTGCCCCTGACGCCGGTGATCGCCCCCGCGCTGGCCGCGGGCCTGCTGGGCTGACGCCGGGCTGACCCGGGCCGGCTCAGGGCACCAGCAGCAGCTTGCCGAGCACCTCGCCCGACGCGAGGAGCTCGTGCGCCCGGCCCGCCTGCTCGAACGGCAGGGTCGCGTGCACCACCGGTCGCACGCGGCCGTCCGCGACCAGCGGCCACGCGCGCGCCCGGACCTCGGACATGATCCGCGCCTTGTCCGACGACGAGCGTGAGCGCAGCGTGGTGGTCAGCACCGCGCCGCGCCGCGCGAGCAGCTCACCGAGGTCGATCTGAGCGCGCCGGCCGCGCTGCAGCCCGATCACGACGACGCGCCCGTCGAGCGCGAGCATCGCGACGTTGTCGGCCAGGCCGCCCGCGCCCAGGACGTCGAGCACGACGTCGACGCCGCGGCCGTCGGTCGCGGCACGGACCTGCTCGACGAGGTCGTCGGCGCGGTGGTCGAGCACGACGAGCGACCCGTCCGGGACCAGGCGTGCGACGCGCTCCACGCGCTCGCGCCCACCCGCCGTGGCCAGGACACGCAGCCCGAGCGCATGCGCCAGCTGGACGGTGACGCTGCCCACACCACCGGACCCGCCACGCACCAGGAGCGTCTCACCGGGCGTCGCGCGGCCCGTCTCGAGCACGGTCCAGGCGGTCGCGAGCGCCTCGGGAAGTGCCGCCGCGTCGTTCGTCGGGACGTGGTCGGGGACGTGCAGCGCCAGCTCCGCGGCAACGACGACCCGTTCGGCGTAGCCGCCGCCCGGGAGCAGCGCCGCGACGCGGTCACCCGGTTGCCACCGCTCGTCGGACCCGGGACCAGTCCCGCCCCGGGCGCCCACCGCCGCACCGACCGCACGCACCACGCCGGCGACCTCCAACCCCGGCCACGGCGGGGTCCCAGGTGGGGCGGGGTAGTGTCCCTCCCGCTGCAGGAGGTCTGCCCGGTTGATCCCGGCCGCCTCGACCTCCACCAGGAGGTCGGACAGGCCCGGCTGCGGATCGGGCACCAGCGCGACCTCGAGGACCTCCGGTCCACCCGGTCGAGTGATCGTGACGGCTCGCACCCGGGCACCTTACGACCGTTCAGGTGGGCCAGAGTGTCCCCATCTGTCCGTATCTTCCCGGGTGAGGTCCGTGGCAAACTCTGCGGCGGGCTAATGGTCGTAGGTCCAGAGGCCGATGTAGCCGCACGGGCAGCCTGTGGTCGCACCCCCCGACCACGAGGGCCCGCGTCAGGTGAGGAAGGAAAAGAGATGCTGCGACGACTTGGCATTCGGGCCAAGGTGCTGGCCGTTCTGGCCGTCCCGATGCTCGTGCTCGCCTTGCTCGGTGTGTACATCTCGGCGACCTCGATCTCCGCCTGGCAGGACGCGCGCGGCACCCAGCAGGTGACCGAGACCCTCGAGGCCT
The Cellulomonas gilvus ATCC 13127 DNA segment above includes these coding regions:
- a CDS encoding carbohydrate ABC transporter permease — translated: MSAPDVTLTKKSAATTPRRSTAAAAKQRLSRPWASLFAVVLAVLWTIPTLGLLVTSFRPVADINSSGWWTVLTDPTFTLENYRNVLSPDNAQSLAPSIVNSVVITIPAVVLPMFLATLAAYAFAWMDFKGKNVLFIAVFALQVVPIQVTLIPLLSLYADMDIAGTFWAVWLSHTMFGLPLAVFLLHNFMREIPAELIEAARVDGAGHVVIFFRLMLPMLKPAIAALGIYQFLWVWNDLLVALTFAGSSRDLAPMTVSLLNLTGTRGSQWFLLSAGAFVSIIIPAIVFLSLQRYFVRGLLAGSVKG
- a CDS encoding EamA family transporter; amino-acid sequence: MPAPLLFVISGLTQYVGAAVAVDLFARVAPAGVAWLRVAVAALVLVAWRRPWRARATWTWPSVRTAALFGVVLAGMNVAFYVAIDTLPLGTAVALEFAGPVAVAAVTGRGWRDRTAIVVAAAGVVLLAGVSLTAGHEAVRGLVAIGVAALCWAFYIVLGRRVATAATGGLTGLSVAMAAGALVLAPFLAHTAGPVLHDARLALLVVVVAVCSSVVPYGIEQVVLRRVRPATFAVLLALLPATAAVVGAVMLRQVPHGLEVVGLLLVSGAIALTARASDAAEEAPPPA
- a CDS encoding bacterial proteasome activator family protein; its protein translation is MSDDQQHAPDEPRIVIVPADRTDEPGGTDEPEDADEDVRGMVAQPAKVMRIGTMIKQLLDEVRSAPLDDAARARLAEVHERSLHELEEGLSPELIEELHRITLPFTEDATPSDAELRIAQAQLVGWLEGLFHGIQTALVAQQMATQAQLHQMRRALPPGAVRPPGMAASDEGADGPGGTGQYL
- a CDS encoding AGE family epimerase/isomerase; translation: MAWLTTAAHARWLEAETDRLLEFGRASALPGGGFARQDDAGRPTDGPLELWIACRMTHVYALGHLLGRPGSAALVDHGLAAITGVFADDEHGGWFAEVERDGTPVTTTKAAYPHAFVVLAASSATAAGRPGARELLDAALQVQERHFWDEAAGMAVEEWDAAFGTLDAYRGVNANMHTVEAYLAAADVTGDRVWLDRAVRIVGRVVHGFARDNQWRIPEHFDSAWTPELEYNADTPAHPFRPYGATIGHWFEWARLTLHARAALQARGDAVPDWMLQDAVALFDAGVAEGWDVDGAPGFVYTVDWSGAPVVRERMHWVAAEAVAAAAALHTATGEPRFDDWYTTWWEYIGAHHLDREGGSWWHELGTDNTVSRTVWAGKADLYHAVQAALIPRLPLTPVIAPALAAGLLG
- a CDS encoding NAD(P)H-quinone oxidoreductase, with product MRAVTITRPGGPEVLEVALVPDPQPGLSDLLVEVEAAGINRADLLQREGHYPAPPGTPPWPGLEVAGVVRAVGAAVGARGGTGPGSDERWQPGDRVAALLPGGGYAERVVVAAELALHVPDHVPTNDAAALPEALATAWTVLETGRATPGETLLVRGGSGGVGSVTVQLAHALGLRVLATAGGRERVERVARLVPDGSLVVLDHRADDLVEQVRAATDGRGVDVVLDVLGAGGLADNVAMLALDGRVVVIGLQRGRRAQIDLGELLARRGAVLTTTLRSRSSSDKARIMSEVRARAWPLVADGRVRPVVHATLPFEQAGRAHELLASGEVLGKLLLVP